From a single Deltaproteobacteria bacterium genomic region:
- a CDS encoding scramblase, producing the protein MEFLNRVPSLLIQQKKEWGEILTGFEQRNRYLITNEQGESLGAAAEVKGSTLLRLFLKGSRPFEIHILDLQGQVLLKLKRPFRWIHHEVFIYNPQDRLLGSIYKRFVLFRRLYEVRNTQGATLYEIHGPLLKPWTFEVKKSDQICGKITKRWGGLLKEAFTDSDKFGIQFPDRCEANEKAVLLGAVFLIDFIHFENKK; encoded by the coding sequence ATGGAATTTTTAAATCGAGTACCTTCCCTTTTAATCCAACAGAAAAAGGAATGGGGAGAGATCTTAACTGGCTTTGAACAGCGCAATCGTTATTTAATTACCAACGAACAAGGGGAATCACTTGGTGCTGCCGCAGAAGTCAAAGGCTCTACCTTGTTACGGCTATTCCTAAAAGGTAGCCGACCTTTTGAAATTCATATCTTAGATTTGCAGGGTCAAGTTTTATTAAAATTGAAGCGCCCCTTCCGTTGGATTCATCACGAAGTATTCATTTATAATCCGCAGGATCGTTTATTAGGGAGCATTTATAAAAGATTTGTATTGTTTCGTCGGCTTTATGAAGTACGCAACACTCAAGGTGCAACGCTCTACGAAATCCATGGGCCGCTTTTGAAACCCTGGACCTTTGAAGTGAAAAAATCCGATCAGATTTGCGGTAAAATCACTAAAAGATGGGGCGGACTATTAAAAGAAGCCTTCACCGATTCTGACAAATTTGGGATTCAATTCCCTGACCGCTGTGAAGCAAATGAAAAGGCTGTTTTATTGGGAGCAGTTTTCCTGATCGATTTTATCCACTTCGAAAATAAGAAATAA
- a CDS encoding type II toxin-antitoxin system VapC family toxin has product MSFLLDTNICIALLKGEDRKLIEKIKFHSPEDIFICSVVKAELIFGARKSELIEANLKILSQFFSQFESLPFDDRAAEFYGIIRAVLVKAGTPIGANDLLIASITQSHDFVLITRNRDEFLRIPGLRMENW; this is encoded by the coding sequence GTGAGCTTTCTTTTAGACACGAATATTTGCATTGCGCTTTTAAAAGGAGAAGATCGAAAACTCATTGAAAAAATAAAATTTCATTCTCCCGAAGATATTTTTATTTGTAGTGTGGTTAAAGCAGAACTTATTTTTGGGGCCAGAAAAAGCGAGCTTATAGAAGCTAATTTAAAAATTTTGTCTCAGTTCTTTTCCCAATTTGAATCCCTTCCCTTTGATGACAGAGCTGCAGAATTTTATGGTATTATCCGTGCAGTTTTAGTGAAAGCTGGAACCCCTATTGGTGCCAACGACTTGCTAATTGCCAGTATTACACAATCTCATGACTTTGTTTTAATTACTCGAAATCGGGATGAATTTTTACGCATCCCCGGCTTACGAATGGAAAATTGGTAA
- a CDS encoding type II toxin-antitoxin system VapC family toxin gives MNYVIDSSGWIEFFFGLPKKDKFSHYILGKDPLLTPSLVLFEVYKKIKQNSSESEALLAISQMQKGTTIPFNDDLALLCADLSIKHKLPMADAIVYGTTLAHQAKLVTADNDFRGLKDVILIG, from the coding sequence ATGAACTATGTGATTGATTCATCAGGTTGGATCGAATTCTTTTTTGGACTTCCCAAGAAAGATAAATTTTCTCATTACATTTTAGGCAAGGACCCTCTACTCACACCCTCTTTAGTATTATTTGAAGTCTACAAAAAAATAAAACAAAACTCGAGCGAATCTGAGGCTCTTTTGGCCATTAGCCAAATGCAAAAGGGAACCACTATCCCATTCAATGATGACTTGGCTTTGCTTTGCGCAGATTTATCTATCAAACACAAACTCCCCATGGCCGATGCCATTGTGTACGGCACCACCCTAGCCCATCAAGCCAAACTAGTAACCGCTGATAATGATTTCAGAGGATTGAAAGACGTGATTCTCATTGGGTAA
- a CDS encoding AbrB/MazE/SpoVT family DNA-binding domain-containing protein yields MTYVSLSPKFQVVIPKEVRNRLKLLPKQKFSVIEKGGVIYLIPEIPLKKMKGFFQGKSLDTSPLREKTDRL; encoded by the coding sequence ATGACATACGTTTCATTGTCCCCAAAATTTCAAGTGGTAATCCCTAAAGAGGTAAGGAACCGCCTCAAATTGCTCCCTAAGCAGAAATTTAGTGTCATCGAAAAGGGTGGGGTTATTTATTTAATCCCCGAAATACCTCTCAAGAAGATGAAAGGCTTTTTTCAAGGGAAATCCCTCGACACTTCCCCCTTAAGGGAGAAAACCGATCGTTTATGA
- a CDS encoding universal stress protein — protein sequence MPFQNILVAVTFSPRLAALVCEAVRVQKVWNSKLLFLHVGEKTSEKEKILENLLTQYQATGATILWEKGSIVKKILAVCQNQKIDLLLAGALAKETMLKYYIGSTARELVRKAACPVLILISPSLIPKPFQKIAIHVDENRDFQRSLEMGFSIARLEKAQMVYITKEVEIGYFKMLMSQNLSEEEIARLKSKITNKELEFIQNLLKNFDTHDIIVKPELLYGKAGFELKNFAQEHSLDLIVLNAPDISYGILGRLFQHDVENLLEELPCNLLIIKEN from the coding sequence ATGCCATTCCAAAATATTCTTGTTGCGGTTACTTTTTCTCCGAGACTGGCGGCTTTGGTTTGTGAAGCCGTGCGTGTTCAAAAAGTATGGAATAGCAAGCTTTTGTTTCTGCATGTGGGAGAAAAAACCTCCGAGAAAGAAAAAATCTTAGAAAATCTATTAACTCAATATCAAGCAACGGGTGCAACGATCCTTTGGGAAAAGGGTTCTATTGTCAAAAAAATATTGGCGGTTTGTCAAAATCAAAAAATTGATTTGTTGTTAGCTGGGGCTTTGGCCAAGGAGACCATGCTTAAATATTATATTGGTTCAACGGCTCGGGAATTGGTCCGTAAAGCTGCATGCCCCGTGCTTATTCTCATTTCTCCAAGTTTGATACCCAAACCTTTTCAAAAAATTGCCATTCATGTGGATGAAAATCGAGATTTTCAACGTTCGCTTGAAATGGGTTTTAGCATTGCTCGGTTGGAAAAGGCGCAAATGGTTTACATCACCAAAGAAGTAGAAATTGGTTATTTTAAAATGTTGATGTCACAGAATTTGAGTGAAGAAGAAATAGCGCGCTTAAAGTCTAAAATAACTAATAAAGAATTAGAGTTTATCCAAAACTTGCTCAAAAACTTTGACACCCATGACATCATCGTGAAGCCAGAATTGCTTTATGGCAAAGCGGGTTTTGAACTCAAAAATTTTGCTCAAGAGCATAGTCTCGATTTGATTGTCTTAAATGCCCCCGATATTTCTTATGGGATTTTAGGCAGGCTCTTTCAACACGATGTTGAAAATTTGCTCGAAGAACTACCCTGTAATTTATTAATTATAAAAGAAAATTAA
- a CDS encoding cation:proton antiporter, with protein MLKLTHLELDTLMVQMGLLLLAARLLGEVARRFKQPVVVGEILAGVLLGPTILGAISPEFFYKIFPLSGSTALTLNAIASLSAVMLLFIAGIEVELEMVWQEGRKALFTSFGGVIVPFVVGFGIAWFLPNLFEYYESYDRFLMPLFLGTALSISALPVIAKTLMDLDIFKTRLGNLIIASAMADDLFGWMMFSLIIARMGAGPGINLLMTLFLTLLFTFGMLTLGRILLDRSLTLVKKHFVWPGGVVAFALSLCFLGAAFTEFIGIHAIFGAFIVGVALGDSRHLSMQAREIIYQFVNNVFAPLFFATIGLKVNFVENFNLLLTLIVVFASYFGKLVGCGLISYWSGFQWREAMAIGFGMNARGAMVIILGLLALEHELIQTNLFVSLVIMALVTSITSGPLMKYFLKPTPATR; from the coding sequence ATGCTCAAGTTAACTCATCTTGAACTTGATACCCTCATGGTGCAAATGGGCTTGCTGCTATTGGCCGCCCGCCTCTTGGGCGAGGTTGCCCGTCGTTTCAAACAACCCGTGGTGGTGGGGGAAATCTTGGCCGGGGTATTGTTAGGGCCTACAATTTTGGGGGCCATCAGCCCTGAATTTTTTTATAAAATTTTCCCCCTATCGGGTAGCACAGCATTAACCCTCAACGCCATTGCCTCGCTTTCTGCTGTGATGCTGCTTTTTATTGCGGGGATCGAAGTCGAACTTGAGATGGTGTGGCAAGAAGGCCGCAAGGCTTTGTTTACCAGCTTTGGCGGGGTGATTGTTCCTTTTGTTGTGGGTTTTGGGATTGCATGGTTTCTGCCTAATCTTTTTGAATATTATGAAAGCTACGATCGTTTTCTCATGCCCTTGTTTTTGGGAACGGCCTTGTCGATCAGTGCATTACCCGTGATTGCTAAAACTTTGATGGATTTGGATATTTTTAAAACCCGATTGGGTAATTTAATTATTGCCAGTGCCATGGCCGATGATCTGTTTGGCTGGATGATGTTTTCACTGATTATTGCTCGCATGGGTGCTGGCCCTGGGATCAATTTGCTCATGACACTTTTTTTAACGCTACTTTTTACCTTCGGCATGCTTACGCTGGGCAGAATCTTGTTAGACAGGTCTTTAACGTTGGTCAAAAAACATTTTGTTTGGCCCGGTGGTGTGGTTGCCTTTGCCTTGTCATTGTGTTTTCTGGGGGCGGCTTTTACCGAATTTATTGGGATTCACGCCATTTTTGGCGCCTTTATTGTAGGGGTGGCTTTAGGTGATTCAAGGCATCTTTCCATGCAAGCCAGAGAAATTATTTATCAGTTTGTCAACAATGTGTTCGCCCCACTTTTTTTTGCTACCATTGGATTAAAGGTCAATTTTGTTGAAAATTTTAATTTGCTACTAACACTCATTGTGGTTTTTGCCTCCTATTTTGGGAAATTGGTGGGTTGTGGGTTAATTTCTTATTGGTCGGGGTTTCAATGGCGAGAGGCCATGGCCATTGGCTTTGGCATGAATGCCCGTGGCGCCATGGTTATCATCTTGGGATTATTAGCTTTGGAACATGAACTGATTCAAACCAATCTTTTTGTCTCTTTGGTCATCATGGCCTTGGTTACCAGCATCACCAGTGGCCCTTTGATGAAGTATTTTTTAAAACCCACTCCGGCCACACGTTGA
- a CDS encoding zinc ABC transporter substrate-binding protein has translation MKKLFLTILIFMSFILQAQGKVKIVATLPVFGSIAQEIGGERVEVTSLASADQDPHFIDAKPSYAVLLNQADLLIEGNMGLETGWLPPLLLQARNPKIMKGGKGYVDASQGVESLEIPQGGVNLFQGDIHPRGNPHQWFDPRAVKILAVNINQHLVAIDAEGKPYYDAQLKNFIDQLNQHLSQWAQLTQGWRGKKIITYHRSLSYLAHWLGLEVRDTLEPKPGIPPSTRRIEELVKTLQNDKISLLLSEEFYPRSLADYLAQNMKVPLLVIKAQPHAKQKYVDWMDSLLNQMQKKIL, from the coding sequence ATGAAAAAATTATTTTTAACCATTTTAATATTTATGAGTTTCATCTTACAGGCTCAAGGCAAAGTTAAAATTGTAGCAACATTGCCGGTGTTTGGATCTATTGCCCAAGAAATCGGAGGCGAACGAGTAGAGGTGACGAGTTTGGCATCGGCAGATCAAGATCCTCATTTTATCGATGCCAAGCCATCTTATGCTGTTTTATTGAATCAAGCGGATTTGTTGATCGAAGGTAATATGGGTTTGGAGACAGGCTGGTTACCACCTTTGTTGTTGCAAGCTAGAAATCCTAAAATCATGAAAGGCGGCAAGGGTTACGTGGATGCTTCGCAGGGAGTCGAGAGTTTAGAAATTCCACAAGGGGGGGTGAATTTATTCCAAGGTGATATTCACCCGCGAGGCAATCCACACCAATGGTTCGATCCGCGTGCGGTCAAGATTTTAGCGGTCAATATTAACCAGCATTTGGTTGCCATCGATGCTGAAGGCAAACCTTACTACGATGCTCAATTGAAAAACTTTATTGATCAATTGAATCAACATTTAAGTCAGTGGGCTCAATTGACCCAAGGATGGCGGGGTAAAAAGATCATTACCTATCATCGGAGTTTAAGCTACTTGGCGCATTGGTTAGGCCTTGAGGTCCGAGATACTTTGGAACCTAAGCCAGGCATACCGCCTAGTACTAGGCGAATTGAAGAGTTGGTAAAAACTTTACAAAACGATAAAATTTCTTTGCTATTGAGCGAAGAATTTTATCCTCGTAGTTTAGCGGACTATCTGGCGCAGAATATGAAAGTTCCTTTGTTGGTGATTAAGGCGCAACCCCATGCTAAGCAAAAATATGTCGATTGGATGGATTCGTTGCTTAACCAAATGCAGAAGAAAATTTTGTGA
- a CDS encoding ATP-binding cassette domain-containing protein, with amino-acid sequence MNELILTLESLIVGYYQTPLSQAISASVRTGARVGVMGPNGAGKSTFIKTLLGILRPVRGNFHWLRSVRLGYVPQERNFDPLFPLTVQDYLQMGSLKRVEALGEKEVEAILQQFDLLALRYQLVRSLSGGQRQRALIARALVSQPSVLLLDEAWNSLDANFKSYLEENLFQSTQDRGLTYFLVEHDLSRLKRLRVEQIFLFSQDGVWIGNLEELLANPKLVELSGD; translated from the coding sequence GTGAATGAACTGATTTTAACTTTAGAAAGTTTGATTGTAGGTTACTATCAAACCCCTTTGAGCCAAGCCATTTCTGCTTCGGTGCGTACGGGTGCGAGGGTAGGGGTGATGGGCCCCAACGGTGCGGGTAAGAGCACTTTTATAAAGACGCTCTTAGGTATTTTGAGGCCTGTGAGAGGGAATTTTCATTGGTTGCGGTCCGTGCGGCTTGGTTATGTGCCTCAAGAAAGAAATTTTGATCCGCTCTTTCCATTAACGGTTCAAGATTATCTGCAGATGGGTTCTTTAAAAAGGGTCGAGGCACTTGGTGAAAAAGAGGTGGAGGCCATCCTACAGCAGTTTGACTTGCTGGCCTTACGTTATCAATTGGTTCGTTCCCTTTCGGGTGGGCAAAGACAGCGCGCATTGATTGCTAGGGCACTGGTGAGCCAGCCCTCGGTGCTATTGCTCGATGAGGCTTGGAATTCACTCGATGCTAACTTCAAAAGTTACTTAGAAGAAAATCTATTTCAATCTACCCAAGATCGGGGGCTTACTTATTTTTTAGTGGAACATGATTTGTCGAGGCTCAAACGTTTAAGGGTAGAGCAGATTTTTTTATTTTCTCAAGACGGGGTGTGGATAGGTAATTTAGAAGAATTATTGGCCAATCCCAAGCTTGTGGAGTTATCGGGTGATTAA
- a CDS encoding metal ABC transporter permease, giving the protein MIKRVFYYLLFTIVLLAAFSYFRIADAKTFLSNFFLFRDPLIGGMVAGLVVAYLGVYMLFNRIVFMSLAVTQGAGLGIFLALLVGAWLGLEHMNAWISLGSGIGLALLISLSFGFYRRQRHLSDESMIGILYVLASSLIVLVGDRISEGRHEIDNLLFGNAVAVTTHYLWVLVIGAGLLLLVHLLFYRQFLYCSADPEFMQTQGVKVGLWRALLYLTLTVGITLAVKLLGSLTIVALIVIPPFIGLRRGKNAASAFVIASLLGLVCPAVGFYLSYLFSLPAGASVVSVCGLYLLLSLLEDKFR; this is encoded by the coding sequence GTGATTAAAAGAGTTTTTTATTATTTATTGTTCACCATTGTCTTGTTAGCAGCGTTTTCTTATTTCCGTATTGCCGATGCCAAAACCTTCTTAAGTAATTTTTTTCTGTTTCGTGACCCCTTAATTGGGGGGATGGTAGCAGGGCTAGTTGTGGCCTATTTGGGCGTTTATATGCTGTTCAATCGCATTGTGTTTATGAGCCTTGCGGTGACACAAGGCGCGGGTTTGGGCATTTTTCTGGCTCTTCTGGTAGGGGCATGGTTGGGGCTTGAACATATGAATGCCTGGATAAGTTTGGGTTCTGGGATTGGGCTTGCGTTGTTGATTAGTTTAAGTTTTGGATTTTATCGGCGACAACGGCATTTGTCAGATGAGTCCATGATAGGCATTCTTTATGTCTTGGCTTCTAGCCTTATTGTGCTGGTGGGGGATCGAATTTCCGAAGGCCGTCATGAAATTGATAATTTGCTTTTTGGTAATGCCGTTGCGGTAACAACCCATTATTTGTGGGTGCTGGTTATAGGTGCAGGATTATTGCTGTTGGTACATTTGTTGTTTTATCGGCAATTTTTGTATTGTTCGGCAGATCCTGAATTTATGCAAACCCAAGGCGTTAAAGTGGGGCTGTGGAGAGCCTTGTTATACTTGACTTTGACGGTGGGCATTACCTTAGCTGTAAAATTATTGGGGAGTCTTACGATTGTTGCCTTGATTGTGATTCCACCGTTTATTGGGTTACGTCGAGGTAAAAATGCTGCCAGCGCTTTTGTGATAGCAAGTCTCTTAGGCCTGGTTTGCCCAGCCGTTGGTTTTTATTTATCTTACCTATTTTCATTGCCAGCAGGTGCTTCAGTGGTGAGTGTTTGCGGATTATATCTTTTATTAAGCCTTCTGGAAGATAAATTCCGTTGA
- a CDS encoding sodium:calcium antiporter has product MSQKKLVIYLGLILSICAQWIILKFSGITLHTPWNAVAPGVAIFGAAFLLSWAAELAQFEIPEALAISFLAFIAVLPEYAVDAYFAWEAAKDPQYIHYATANMTGANRLLIGMGWATVIFAYYFRSKKTKVVLPKTSRIDLMALTLATLYCFIIPIKGTLTYWDSIVLLSIFALYIFKQSQTHHAEPEVEGPVAVLAKLPRGRRIFVTVLLFFISGFTIFIAAEPFAEGLLESGRRFGVEEFILVQWLAPLASESPEFIVAIIFALNKKPTASLSTLVSSKVNQWTLLVGMLPLIYSFSAGQILPMGLDARQSEEILLTVAQSFFAIAVIANLSISLWEALILFGLFATQLFFTSGAVRHVYAYVYIGLAFLLLLTQKENRRGLYAVMRETFTLSAKH; this is encoded by the coding sequence ATGTCGCAGAAAAAACTGGTTATTTATTTAGGATTGATTTTATCAATTTGTGCTCAGTGGATCATTTTAAAATTTTCTGGGATTACGCTTCACACCCCATGGAATGCGGTGGCCCCAGGGGTGGCCATCTTTGGAGCGGCCTTTTTATTATCTTGGGCGGCGGAGCTTGCACAATTTGAAATCCCCGAGGCTTTAGCGATTTCGTTTTTGGCGTTTATTGCGGTGTTACCCGAATATGCTGTCGATGCCTATTTTGCTTGGGAAGCCGCAAAAGATCCTCAATACATTCATTATGCCACTGCCAACATGACGGGCGCTAATCGGCTGCTCATCGGTATGGGCTGGGCAACGGTGATTTTTGCCTATTATTTTCGCTCTAAAAAAACCAAGGTGGTTTTGCCGAAAACCAGCCGCATTGATTTGATGGCCCTTACTTTGGCCACGCTTTACTGTTTTATCATTCCTATTAAGGGCACCTTAACTTATTGGGATTCGATTGTTTTATTGAGTATCTTTGCCCTCTATATTTTTAAGCAAAGCCAAACTCACCATGCTGAACCTGAGGTAGAGGGGCCGGTGGCTGTGCTGGCTAAGTTGCCGCGGGGTAGGCGAATTTTTGTGACGGTATTGTTATTTTTTATTTCGGGCTTTACCATTTTTATTGCCGCAGAACCCTTTGCCGAAGGGCTTTTAGAATCCGGCCGAAGGTTTGGGGTAGAAGAATTTATTTTAGTGCAATGGTTGGCGCCGCTGGCCAGTGAATCGCCAGAATTTATCGTGGCGATTATTTTTGCATTAAACAAAAAACCCACAGCGAGTTTATCAACCTTGGTTTCTTCAAAAGTTAACCAATGGACTTTGCTGGTAGGCATGCTGCCTTTAATTTACAGTTTTTCGGCAGGGCAAATTTTGCCGATGGGTTTAGATGCTCGCCAATCCGAAGAAATTTTATTAACGGTAGCGCAATCGTTTTTTGCCATTGCCGTTATCGCCAACTTGTCGATTTCACTCTGGGAGGCTTTAATTCTCTTTGGACTGTTTGCGACCCAACTCTTCTTTACCTCAGGTGCCGTGCGCCATGTCTACGCCTATGTGTATATTGGCCTAGCGTTCTTACTGCTCCTAACCCAAAAGGAAAACCGCCGTGGTCTTTATGCAGTTATGCGTGAGACTTTCACATTGTCTGCCAAGCATTAA
- a CDS encoding thrombospondin type 3 repeat-containing protein — translation MFRKINLLSLAIVIFFQFFLPHSTQAEINHWGLTGLEGKTVQALTDYRALTPLYAGTKEDGVYKYDGNNWTPLKPDLLASKNIQSLMVLDAMLYAGIFDGGVKSYSIKEGTWSNPIPGLDSTKTVDHLVIYPFENKDTLFASTPLDGVFKLNADKNQMEAFNKGLNDKSVRAMAASSTKFYIATNEGVFLFDINKGWVAKSNGLSDLKVSALTFFINLLRAGTENGRVFHYRGVNDQWTLAEQALINKKINAFIVFNKTLYAGTDGQGVFSFDGSQWKQAGLDKMMVANAQNVLSFAVFGNKLYAGTGNGVYEIQYDKDGDGVLEPGDNCPNDANPDQKNTDDDIYGDICDVDDDNDKVLDEKDNCPMVANPDQKNTDGQNDGGDACDGDMDSDDVPNGADNCLITPNTDQKNLDGDAEGDACDSDIDGDGVKNDLDNCPMVANPDQKDSDSDHPSVCDETPQPVASTQPPASTQPAPKPSPTGTINNTEKKDFNPTTTQETGSKGCNLTSQASSPIFIQFLLSGLVVLLLARWQRKRL, via the coding sequence ATGTTTCGAAAAATTAATTTATTGTCTTTAGCCATCGTTATCTTTTTTCAATTTTTTTTGCCACATTCCACTCAAGCTGAAATTAACCATTGGGGCCTTACGGGGCTTGAAGGAAAAACGGTTCAAGCTTTAACCGACTACCGTGCTTTGACCCCCCTCTATGCGGGCACCAAAGAAGACGGTGTATACAAATATGATGGTAATAATTGGACCCCTTTAAAACCAGACCTACTTGCTAGCAAAAATATACAAAGTCTTATGGTCCTTGACGCAATGCTTTATGCCGGCATCTTTGATGGTGGGGTAAAATCTTATTCCATTAAAGAAGGCACATGGTCTAATCCTATCCCTGGTTTAGATTCCACCAAAACAGTCGACCATCTGGTCATTTATCCCTTTGAAAATAAAGACACGCTCTTTGCCAGTACCCCCCTAGATGGAGTGTTTAAATTAAATGCCGATAAGAATCAGATGGAAGCTTTTAATAAAGGTCTTAACGACAAAAGTGTTCGAGCGATGGCTGCTTCGAGCACCAAATTTTATATTGCAACCAACGAGGGGGTGTTTTTATTTGATATCAATAAAGGCTGGGTTGCAAAATCTAATGGGCTTTCAGACCTGAAAGTCTCGGCTTTAACCTTTTTTATTAACTTACTCCGTGCTGGCACTGAAAATGGTAGAGTTTTCCATTACAGGGGGGTGAATGACCAATGGACTCTTGCCGAGCAAGCCCTGATCAATAAAAAAATCAATGCCTTCATTGTATTTAACAAAACTCTTTATGCTGGAACCGATGGGCAAGGCGTTTTTAGTTTTGATGGTAGCCAATGGAAACAAGCTGGTCTCGATAAAATGATGGTGGCGAATGCCCAGAATGTTTTGTCCTTTGCTGTTTTTGGCAATAAACTCTACGCCGGCACTGGCAATGGAGTTTATGAAATTCAATATGATAAAGATGGCGACGGTGTTTTGGAACCGGGTGATAATTGCCCGAATGATGCCAACCCTGATCAAAAAAATACTGACGATGATATTTATGGCGATATCTGTGACGTCGATGACGACAACGATAAAGTTCTTGATGAAAAAGACAATTGCCCCATGGTTGCCAACCCAGACCAAAAAAACACCGATGGGCAGAATGATGGCGGAGATGCTTGCGATGGTGACATGGATAGTGATGATGTACCCAATGGTGCCGACAACTGCCTCATCACTCCTAATACCGATCAAAAAAATCTAGATGGCGACGCTGAAGGCGATGCCTGTGATAGTGACATCGATGGTGATGGTGTCAAAAATGACCTTGATAATTGCCCCATGGTTGCCAACCCAGACCAAAAAGATTCAGACAGCGATCATCCGAGTGTTTGTGATGAAACGCCTCAACCTGTAGCCAGTACTCAACCTCCAGCCAGTACCCAACCCGCACCTAAGCCGTCGCCCACAGGCACGATCAACAATACTGAAAAGAAGGACTTCAACCCAACGACAACCCAAGAAACTGGCTCCAAGGGTTGTAACCTAACCTCGCAAGCCTCCAGCCCCATATTCATCCAATTTTTGCTAAGCGGTTTGGTCGTGTTGCTATTGGCTCGATGGCAAAGAAAAAGATTATGA
- a CDS encoding thrombospondin type 3 repeat-containing protein — protein MFGTSEGRVISRAGIAWGILSSAEQTRVTAFYRFGSSSYVGTNEGLFFISNNSFEKALNVGLPEDWVTDLLAFDGHLFVSYRSKGIFYKKDADALFKSASDGLGSLSITDLIEYNDTLLAATPDKNIYSLNKSKWESFKPLSKPATKLSADRSSLYALIENQVYEIHFQTSPGDATPPSPPPSTEPELPPASTPPSPPAADTDGDGVVDASDNCPKAANVDQKDDDADGIGNVCDPDFTIVKATTPPTGGGSGCSLNASAQSSVGFIWFFTLFFFMGLALRLRPQRIKKN, from the coding sequence ATGTTTGGAACAAGTGAAGGTCGTGTTATTTCCCGCGCGGGTATAGCTTGGGGCATCCTCAGCAGTGCGGAACAAACCCGAGTCACTGCATTTTACCGCTTTGGTAGCAGCTCATACGTAGGAACCAATGAAGGTTTGTTTTTCATCTCCAACAATAGTTTTGAAAAAGCACTCAATGTAGGACTCCCCGAGGATTGGGTAACAGACCTGCTTGCATTCGACGGTCATCTTTTTGTCAGTTATCGAAGTAAGGGTATTTTTTACAAAAAGGATGCCGATGCCCTTTTTAAGAGTGCTTCCGACGGTTTGGGCTCTCTATCCATAACCGATCTGATAGAATACAATGACACGTTACTCGCCGCTACACCTGATAAAAATATCTATAGTCTCAACAAAAGTAAGTGGGAATCTTTTAAGCCTCTATCCAAACCTGCCACGAAATTGAGTGCCGATAGATCAAGTCTCTATGCACTCATTGAGAATCAGGTGTATGAGATTCATTTTCAAACAAGTCCAGGAGATGCTACGCCACCTTCACCACCTCCATCAACTGAACCTGAACTGCCACCTGCTTCTACCCCTCCTTCGCCACCCGCAGCTGACACCGATGGTGATGGTGTGGTCGATGCAAGCGACAATTGCCCTAAAGCTGCTAACGTCGATCAAAAAGACGATGATGCCGATGGGATTGGCAATGTTTGTGACCCTGATTTTACAATAGTCAAAGCCACCACTCCACCTACGGGCGGGGGTAGTGGATGTAGTTTAAACGCCTCAGCTCAATCATCTGTGGGGTTTATTTGGTTTTTCACTCTATTCTTTTTTATGGGTTTAGCCCTAAGGCTACGCCCACAGAGAATAAAAAAGAACTAG